One window of the Arthrobacter sp. zg-Y919 genome contains the following:
- a CDS encoding thymidylate synthase encodes MSIPTPYEDLLRDVMANGTQKSDRTGTGTRSVFGRQMRFDLSESFPLITTKRVHFKSVALELLWFLRGDSNVRWLQEQGVSIWDEWADEDGELGPVYGVQWRSWPTPDGGHIDQIEKLVEGIRKNPDSRRHIVTAWNPAEVENMALPPCHALFQFYVADGKLSCQLYQRSADTFLGVPFNIASYALLTLMVAQQTGLEPGEFVWSGGDVHIYDNHVDQVREQLSREPYPYPKLRIRRTPDSIFDYTLEDFEVLDYRHHPGIKAPIAV; translated from the coding sequence ACCTGCTGCGCGACGTCATGGCCAACGGCACGCAGAAGTCGGACCGCACCGGAACCGGCACGCGCAGCGTGTTCGGCCGCCAGATGCGCTTTGACCTGAGCGAGTCCTTTCCGCTGATCACCACCAAGCGGGTGCATTTCAAGTCCGTCGCCCTCGAACTGCTCTGGTTCCTGCGCGGTGACTCCAACGTCCGCTGGCTGCAGGAGCAGGGCGTGAGCATCTGGGACGAATGGGCGGACGAAGACGGCGAGCTAGGTCCCGTCTACGGCGTCCAGTGGCGCTCCTGGCCCACCCCCGACGGCGGACACATCGACCAGATTGAAAAGCTGGTGGAAGGTATCCGGAAGAACCCGGATTCCCGCCGCCACATCGTGACGGCCTGGAACCCCGCCGAGGTGGAAAACATGGCCCTGCCGCCGTGCCACGCCCTGTTCCAGTTCTACGTGGCGGACGGGAAGCTGTCCTGCCAGCTGTACCAGCGGTCGGCGGACACCTTCCTCGGGGTCCCGTTCAACATTGCGTCCTACGCGCTCCTCACCCTCATGGTGGCCCAGCAGACGGGGCTGGAACCGGGCGAATTCGTCTGGAGCGGCGGCGACGTCCACATCTACGACAACCATGTGGACCAGGTCCGCGAGCAGCTCAGCCGGGAGCCCTACCCGTACCCGAAGCTGCGCATCCGCCGCACTCCGGACAGCATTTTCGATTACACCCTGGAGGACTTCGAGGTCCTCGATTACCGGCACCACCCCGGTATCAAAGCTCCTATCGCTGTGTGA
- a CDS encoding dihydrofolate reductase, translating into MTDSRPETPVTAPPGVTRYFPAGAGTGEGADLHQVLRERGTVPAGEPFIGMVWAQTVDGVIGRDGGMPWHLPEDMAHFKATTSGHPVIMGRRTWESFPAAYRPLPGRTNIIVSSSAQLRGDAAEAGAVVVGSLTEALAVAGTSPASGETWIIGGAQLYEAAVSLAHAAVVTVINTETQGDTFAPLLGTDWTFAGVSPAAGWYTAANGTQYRIALWTRDRDLDDGDGNNHDAGAPLA; encoded by the coding sequence ATGACCGACTCCCGTCCCGAAACACCCGTTACTGCTCCGCCCGGAGTAACCCGCTACTTTCCGGCAGGCGCAGGAACCGGTGAGGGTGCGGACCTGCACCAGGTGCTCCGGGAACGCGGCACGGTGCCCGCCGGTGAACCCTTCATCGGCATGGTGTGGGCGCAGACCGTTGACGGCGTAATCGGACGCGACGGCGGCATGCCGTGGCACCTGCCCGAAGACATGGCGCATTTCAAGGCAACTACGTCGGGACACCCGGTCATCATGGGCCGCCGCACCTGGGAGTCCTTCCCGGCTGCATACCGTCCGCTCCCCGGCCGGACGAACATCATTGTGTCCTCCAGCGCCCAGCTGCGCGGCGATGCAGCGGAGGCCGGCGCCGTCGTCGTTGGCTCGCTGACGGAGGCCCTGGCCGTGGCGGGCACCAGCCCCGCCAGCGGGGAAACCTGGATCATCGGCGGCGCCCAGCTGTATGAAGCGGCAGTCTCCTTAGCCCATGCAGCGGTAGTGACCGTCATCAACACTGAAACCCAGGGCGACACCTTCGCTCCGCTGCTGGGCACGGACTGGACGTTTGCCGGTGTGAGCCCCGCCGCAGGCTGGTACACCGCAGCCAACGGAACCCAGTACCGGATCGCCCTGTGGACCCGCGACCGTGATCTGGACGACGGTGACGGAAACAACCACGACGCAGGCGCACCGCTGGCCTAA
- the asd gene encoding aspartate-semialdehyde dehydrogenase — MSSAGVPTAGFIGWRGMVGSVLMQRMQDEGDFDLINPVFFSTSNAGGAAPSFAAGAGPLQDAYDVDALAKLPIIVTAQGGDYTAEVFPKLRGAGWDGIWIDAASTLRMEDDAIIVLDPVNRDVIDAGLARGVKNFVGGNCTVSCMLMGLGGLFRNGLVEWGTSMTYQAASGGGARHMRELLNQFGALNAAVAPNLADPASAILEIDRAVLAQQRNPSMDSSQFGVPLAGSVIPWIDADLGNGMSKEEWKGGAETNKILGRGDSGRIPFDGLCVRIGAMRSHSQALTLKLTEDLSVAEIEKIIDADNEWSKVVPNTKEATMAGLTPVAVTGTLDIPVGRIRKLEMGPEYISAFTIGDQLLWGAAEPLRRMLRIATGNL, encoded by the coding sequence ATTTCTTCTGCGGGTGTTCCCACTGCAGGCTTCATCGGCTGGCGCGGCATGGTTGGTTCCGTCCTGATGCAGCGCATGCAGGACGAAGGCGACTTTGACCTGATCAACCCCGTGTTCTTCTCGACCTCCAACGCCGGCGGCGCCGCGCCCTCCTTCGCTGCGGGGGCGGGACCGCTGCAGGATGCGTACGACGTCGATGCGCTGGCCAAGCTGCCGATCATCGTCACCGCCCAGGGCGGGGACTACACGGCGGAAGTCTTCCCCAAGCTGCGCGGGGCCGGCTGGGACGGCATCTGGATCGACGCCGCTTCCACGCTGCGCATGGAGGACGACGCGATCATCGTGTTGGACCCGGTGAACCGCGACGTGATCGACGCCGGCCTGGCCCGCGGCGTGAAGAACTTTGTCGGTGGCAACTGCACCGTGTCCTGCATGCTGATGGGGCTCGGCGGGCTGTTCCGCAACGGCCTGGTCGAGTGGGGCACCTCCATGACCTACCAGGCAGCCTCCGGCGGCGGAGCCCGGCACATGCGCGAGCTGCTCAACCAGTTCGGTGCGTTGAACGCCGCCGTGGCACCCAACCTGGCCGATCCGGCGTCGGCCATCCTCGAAATTGACCGCGCCGTCCTGGCGCAGCAGCGGAACCCGTCCATGGACTCCTCCCAGTTCGGGGTGCCCCTGGCAGGATCCGTCATCCCATGGATCGATGCGGATCTGGGCAACGGCATGTCGAAGGAAGAGTGGAAGGGCGGTGCGGAGACCAATAAGATCCTGGGCCGCGGCGACTCCGGCCGGATACCGTTCGACGGCCTCTGTGTCCGGATCGGTGCCATGCGTTCCCACTCGCAGGCCCTGACCCTGAAGTTGACCGAAGACCTCTCCGTGGCCGAAATCGAGAAGATCATCGACGCGGACAACGAGTGGTCCAAGGTGGTGCCCAACACCAAGGAAGCAACCATGGCGGGGCTGACCCCGGTGGCGGTCACCGGCACGCTGGACATCCCGGTGGGACGCATCCGCAAACTGGAAATGGGCCCGGAGTACATCAGCGCCTTCACCATCGGCGACCAGCTGCTCTGGGGCGCCGCCGAACCGCTGCGCCGGATGCTGCGGATCGCCACCGGCAACCTCTGA
- a CDS encoding UDP-N-acetylmuramate dehydrogenase, giving the protein MTRMPLASLTTARVGGPARRYLEAETEDELIIAVRAADEAGEPLLIIGGGSNLLISDEGFDGAVIHVASRGLDLRETGDGTAVLRAEAGHPWDELVAHTLAEGYSGLEALSGIPGLAGATPVQNVGAYGADVSQSITSVRAWDRRERTVVEFSTAELGFGYRDSVLKRSTVNGSPRYVVLTVEFALSKGSTSAPVRYAELAGALGVDIGERAGAVDVRREVLRLRAGKGMVLDASDPDTYSTGSFFTNPIVDEATAAALPPDAPRYPVAEPGKVKLSAAWLISHAGFRKGFGLAPEDGTGGRAALSTKHTLAVTNRGDATAEDLLVVARAVASGVEKAFGIRLHPEPLLVNCTL; this is encoded by the coding sequence TTGACCCGGATGCCGCTGGCGTCCCTGACCACCGCACGCGTGGGCGGCCCCGCCCGCCGCTACCTCGAAGCGGAAACCGAAGACGAACTGATCATTGCCGTCCGTGCCGCGGATGAGGCAGGAGAGCCCCTGCTGATCATCGGCGGCGGCTCAAACCTGTTGATCTCCGACGAAGGGTTCGACGGCGCCGTCATCCACGTTGCGAGCCGAGGTCTGGACCTCCGGGAGACCGGGGACGGAACCGCCGTCCTGCGCGCCGAGGCCGGGCATCCATGGGACGAACTGGTCGCCCACACCCTGGCGGAAGGGTATTCCGGGCTGGAGGCACTCTCCGGCATTCCCGGGCTGGCGGGTGCGACGCCGGTGCAGAACGTGGGTGCCTACGGCGCCGACGTGTCCCAGTCCATCACCTCCGTGCGGGCCTGGGACCGCCGGGAACGCACGGTGGTGGAATTCTCCACTGCAGAGCTGGGATTCGGATACCGGGACTCGGTGCTCAAGCGCAGCACGGTCAACGGCTCGCCCCGGTATGTAGTGCTGACCGTCGAGTTTGCCCTCTCCAAGGGCTCCACCAGCGCTCCGGTCCGTTACGCCGAGCTTGCCGGCGCCCTGGGCGTGGACATCGGCGAACGTGCCGGCGCCGTGGACGTGCGCCGCGAGGTGCTGCGGCTGCGGGCGGGCAAGGGCATGGTCCTGGATGCATCGGACCCGGATACGTACAGCACCGGCTCGTTCTTCACGAACCCCATTGTTGATGAGGCAACGGCAGCCGCATTGCCCCCCGATGCACCCCGCTACCCGGTCGCGGAGCCGGGCAAGGTGAAACTCAGCGCCGCCTGGCTCATCAGCCACGCCGGTTTCCGGAAGGGATTCGGCCTGGCACCCGAGGATGGCACCGGGGGGCGGGCGGCGCTGTCCACCAAGCACACCCTCGCCGTCACCAACCGCGGGGACGCCACCGCCGAAGACCTGCTGGTGGTTGCCCGTGCAGTGGCCTCCGGCGTGGAGAAGGCCTTCGGTATCCGGCTCCACCCCGAGCCCCTCCTGGTGAACTGCACGCTGTAA
- a CDS encoding MaoC family dehydratase, with translation MSIALSELSKGAEIGSAALEISRADLVRYAGASGDFNPIHWNERFARDVELPGVIAHGMFTMGTAVQLVSDWIGDPGAVIDYQTRFTRPVLVEDVDGAPGAVVEVTGVIGALDADNSTARVDLTVTFNGQKVLVKAQAVVRVW, from the coding sequence ATGTCCATTGCATTGAGTGAGCTGTCCAAGGGCGCTGAGATCGGTTCGGCGGCGCTGGAAATCTCCCGCGCCGACCTGGTCCGCTACGCCGGGGCCTCCGGCGACTTCAACCCCATCCACTGGAACGAGCGCTTCGCCCGCGACGTGGAACTGCCCGGCGTCATTGCACACGGCATGTTCACCATGGGCACGGCCGTCCAGCTGGTGAGCGACTGGATCGGGGACCCCGGAGCAGTGATCGACTACCAGACGCGCTTCACCCGGCCCGTCCTGGTGGAGGACGTCGACGGCGCCCCCGGTGCGGTCGTGGAGGTCACCGGCGTGATCGGTGCCCTTGACGCGGACAATTCGACCGCACGCGTTGACCTCACGGTGACATTCAACGGCCAGAAAGTGCTGGTCAAGGCGCAGGCAGTGGTGCGGGTCTGGTGA
- a CDS encoding MaoC family dehydratase N-terminal domain-containing protein — MSINPELLGRTYPAGEAYSVGREKIREFATAVKATNPAHFDVAHARELGYADLVAPPTFAIIVAQRADALLVADPDAGIDFSRVVHADQRFTHHRPIVAGDELVAELHVDAVRAMGDGALITTRAEISTTEGEQVATTLSSILVRGEGQ, encoded by the coding sequence GTGAGCATTAACCCCGAACTCCTGGGACGTACCTATCCGGCAGGGGAGGCATACTCCGTGGGCCGTGAAAAGATCCGCGAATTCGCCACTGCAGTGAAGGCCACCAACCCGGCCCACTTCGACGTCGCCCACGCCCGGGAACTGGGGTACGCGGACCTCGTGGCGCCGCCCACCTTCGCCATTATCGTGGCCCAGCGGGCCGACGCGCTGCTGGTCGCCGATCCCGACGCCGGCATCGACTTCTCCCGGGTGGTCCACGCCGACCAGCGCTTCACCCACCACCGTCCCATCGTGGCCGGAGACGAACTCGTCGCTGAGCTGCACGTGGACGCTGTCCGGGCCATGGGCGACGGCGCCCTGATCACCACCCGCGCGGAAATCTCCACCACGGAAGGCGAGCAGGTCGCCACCACCCTTTCATCCATCCTCGTCCGCGGAGAGGGGCAGTAG
- a CDS encoding DUF2797 domain-containing protein, whose product MNDDGVQSHTPCPGQAPAERGYQCSSCFIRDEVRGIHNSHRMDSIPDALRRYLGQPHWLYVATFADGSTKVGTAADGRKQLRLIEQGAVSARYVARAGDGLTVRVLEDAVTAVVGLQQAVRAGTKTSALTRPLPAGELDARNAEAAGAVRAMLPDVGITGFRIADEAWHPPAQFATVLETACELYPCDPGTGEHGMVIEAVLGATALVRVDGEETLFAADLSRLKGRRLEFGPFRTAVPALQAALF is encoded by the coding sequence GTGAACGACGACGGCGTGCAGTCCCATACGCCCTGTCCCGGACAGGCTCCTGCCGAACGCGGATACCAGTGCAGCAGCTGTTTCATCCGCGACGAGGTCCGGGGAATCCATAACAGCCACCGTATGGACAGCATCCCCGACGCGCTGCGGCGCTACCTGGGCCAGCCGCACTGGCTGTACGTGGCCACGTTCGCCGACGGATCCACCAAGGTCGGCACCGCCGCGGACGGGCGCAAACAGCTCCGGTTGATCGAGCAGGGTGCCGTCAGCGCACGCTACGTTGCCCGTGCCGGGGACGGACTGACGGTACGGGTGCTCGAAGACGCCGTCACGGCCGTCGTCGGGCTCCAGCAGGCAGTCCGGGCAGGAACCAAGACATCCGCGCTGACCCGGCCGTTGCCCGCCGGGGAACTGGACGCCCGCAATGCCGAGGCTGCCGGTGCAGTGCGGGCCATGCTGCCGGATGTGGGGATCACCGGCTTCCGGATAGCCGATGAGGCCTGGCACCCGCCGGCCCAGTTCGCCACCGTCCTGGAAACAGCGTGTGAACTGTATCCGTGCGACCCCGGCACAGGCGAGCACGGCATGGTCATTGAGGCGGTGCTGGGCGCCACCGCACTGGTGCGGGTGGACGGCGAGGAAACGCTGTTCGCAGCGGACCTTTCCCGGCTGAAGGGCAGAAGGCTGGAGTTCGGTCCCTTCCGGACCGCGGTCCCGGCACTGCAGGCCGCGTTGTTCTAG
- a CDS encoding type 1 glutamine amidotransferase domain-containing protein codes for MAEHDISGKKVAFLLTDGVEQIELTSPWEAVKNAGGEPVLVSPKKGTVQGFDGMDKGETFTVDLDVADANASDFDALVLPGGVVNADFLRVDKNAQQFARAFFEAHKPVASICHGPWLLIEAGVVKGRDLTSYHTLATDLKNAGANWTDEEVVVDQGFVTSRNPDDLPAFNDKLVEEIAEGEHAGQHA; via the coding sequence ATGGCAGAGCACGATATTTCCGGCAAGAAGGTCGCTTTTCTCCTCACCGACGGCGTGGAGCAGATTGAGCTGACCAGCCCCTGGGAAGCAGTTAAGAATGCCGGCGGCGAGCCGGTCCTCGTGTCCCCGAAAAAGGGCACTGTCCAGGGATTCGACGGCATGGACAAGGGGGAGACGTTCACCGTTGACCTCGACGTAGCCGACGCCAACGCAAGCGACTTCGACGCGCTGGTCCTGCCCGGCGGCGTCGTGAACGCAGACTTCCTCCGGGTGGACAAGAACGCCCAGCAGTTTGCCCGTGCCTTCTTCGAGGCACACAAGCCCGTGGCTTCCATCTGCCACGGCCCCTGGCTGCTGATCGAGGCCGGCGTCGTCAAGGGACGCGACCTGACGTCCTACCACACGCTGGCCACGGACCTGAAGAACGCCGGAGCCAACTGGACGGACGAGGAAGTGGTGGTGGACCAGGGGTTCGTGACCAGCCGCAACCCGGACGATCTGCCGGCCTTCAATGACAAGCTCGTCGAAGAAATCGCCGAAGGAGAACACGCGGGCCAGCACGCCTGA
- a CDS encoding protein kinase — MSPFRRLYQYAYATRKRGHVSIVPNHVSDGLFLGGRYRLLNQIGAGAMGTVHRAMDEFLGRDVAVKIIRPSATSETDLRRSDAEAKILARLNHHSLVTLLDAGSDTSDPESPLIYLVMELVDGLDLRERLKEGTLPRRQAALLGYDLAIGLEYIHDNGVVHRDVKPANIMLFDYRSADARIRAKLTDFGVALVANDPQSQHGTFSGTAAFMSPEQARGEQAGPWSDVYSLGLVLLQCLTGKHAFPGPALESALARLLRDPEIPAELGGDWEPLLRAMTAQDPAERPSAHDVSQVLYDMIVAARGRHRVDPEIIPANEARRMDAVRRYDLLDTPPDGAFDRVTALASRIFDVPVAIVSVVDADRIWFKSHHGTEAVEIGRDPGLCASAILQDDVYVVDDARRDPRTLANPLVAGDFGLQFYAGVPLQTSDGYNLGTFCILDTEPRAFSSEDTATLQDLAAIVMNDLEMRLESRRAGGAGQPAPLQQ; from the coding sequence ATGTCACCATTCCGCCGGCTTTATCAGTATGCTTATGCTACGAGAAAGCGAGGGCACGTGAGCATAGTGCCAAACCACGTTTCAGATGGCCTCTTCCTGGGTGGAAGATACCGGCTCCTGAATCAGATTGGGGCAGGTGCCATGGGCACCGTCCACCGGGCCATGGATGAGTTCCTCGGCCGCGACGTCGCGGTGAAGATTATCCGCCCGTCAGCCACCAGCGAGACGGACCTGCGGCGCAGCGACGCCGAGGCCAAAATCCTCGCGCGCCTGAACCACCACAGCCTCGTCACCCTGCTCGACGCCGGGTCGGACACTTCCGATCCCGAATCGCCGCTGATCTATCTGGTCATGGAACTTGTTGACGGCCTGGACCTCCGCGAACGGCTGAAAGAGGGCACGCTGCCCCGCCGGCAGGCCGCGCTTCTTGGTTACGACCTCGCCATCGGTCTGGAATACATCCACGACAACGGCGTCGTGCACCGGGACGTCAAGCCCGCCAACATCATGCTGTTCGACTACAGGAGCGCCGATGCCCGGATCCGGGCCAAGCTCACCGACTTCGGCGTCGCACTGGTCGCCAATGATCCACAGTCGCAGCACGGCACGTTCTCCGGTACCGCAGCGTTCATGAGCCCGGAACAGGCCCGCGGCGAACAAGCCGGACCCTGGAGTGATGTCTACTCCCTGGGCCTTGTGCTGCTTCAGTGCCTCACCGGCAAGCATGCCTTCCCGGGACCCGCGCTGGAAAGCGCCCTCGCACGCCTTCTCCGGGACCCTGAGATCCCCGCAGAGCTGGGCGGAGACTGGGAACCCCTGCTGCGGGCCATGACCGCCCAGGACCCCGCAGAGCGCCCCAGCGCCCACGACGTCTCCCAGGTCCTGTACGACATGATTGTCGCTGCACGCGGCAGGCACCGGGTGGATCCGGAAATCATCCCCGCTAACGAGGCACGGCGGATGGACGCGGTCCGCCGCTACGACTTGCTGGACACTCCCCCGGACGGCGCCTTCGACCGGGTCACTGCACTGGCATCCCGCATCTTCGATGTCCCCGTCGCTATCGTCAGCGTGGTGGACGCCGACCGGATCTGGTTCAAGTCACATCACGGCACCGAAGCCGTCGAGATCGGCCGCGACCCGGGCCTGTGTGCCTCCGCCATCCTGCAGGACGATGTGTACGTTGTGGACGATGCCCGCCGGGATCCGCGGACGCTGGCTAACCCACTGGTGGCCGGAGACTTCGGCCTTCAGTTTTATGCCGGTGTTCCGCTGCAGACCAGCGACGGATATAACCTCGGCACGTTCTGCATCCTGGATACGGAACCACGCGCCTTCTCCTCCGAGGACACTGCCACCCTGCAGGACCTGGCCGCGATTGTCATGAATGACCTGGAAATGCGCCTCGAGAGCCGGCGCGCGGGCGGCGCAGGACAGCCGGCGCCGCTGCAGCAGTAG
- a CDS encoding DEAD/DEAH box helicase: protein MSEAPLENSTVENAAPEPEENTVLFSDFGLDERVLAALKDVGYVTPSPIQAATIPLLLEGRDVVGLAQTGTGKTAAFAVPALSLLAGRPATKDTQVLVLAPTRELALQSAEAFTSYAVHMDGITVLPVYGGSAYGPQLNGLRRGAQVVVGTPGRVIDHIAKGSLDLSNLEYLVLDEADEMLRMGFAEDVEQILSSTPASKQVALFSATMPPAIRKIAKKYLNNAAEITVKSKTTTGANTRQRYVQVMGPHKLDAMTRILETEDFDGVIAFVRTKAATEDLADKLKDRGYSAAAINGDIPQQQRERTVEALRDGKIDILVATDVAARGLDVERISHVVNYDIPHDTESYVHRIGRTGRAGRTGDAILFMTPREKYLLRAIEKATRQPVEHMQLPSVDVVNEKRLAKFSEKITETLGSEDIAVFRDLVTKYLAEHEVPAEDVAAALAVMAQGGRDLLLREIPVAPARQRERSEGRNDGVGSRGPTRPLTEGNATYRIAVGRRQRVLPGSIVGAIANEGGLSSAQIGGIDIRADHTLVELPADLSKDQLRALSRTRIGGELIHLELDKGRKPAREREGGGSFNDRADRGGFKKDFKKRDGERSFGDRGSDRPFKKREGGFRDSAAAGARKPRFRD, encoded by the coding sequence TTGTCTGAAGCTCCGCTGGAAAACAGCACCGTCGAAAACGCCGCTCCCGAACCCGAAGAGAACACAGTGCTGTTCAGTGACTTCGGACTGGACGAGCGCGTCCTGGCAGCCCTCAAGGATGTCGGCTATGTGACGCCGTCCCCCATCCAGGCAGCCACCATCCCCCTGCTGCTCGAAGGCCGCGACGTCGTCGGCCTGGCCCAGACGGGTACCGGCAAGACTGCCGCATTCGCCGTCCCGGCCCTGTCCCTGCTCGCCGGACGCCCGGCAACCAAGGACACCCAGGTGCTGGTACTGGCACCCACCCGTGAACTGGCCCTGCAGTCCGCAGAAGCCTTCACGTCCTACGCCGTCCACATGGATGGCATCACCGTGCTTCCCGTGTACGGCGGCTCCGCCTACGGCCCCCAGCTCAACGGCCTCCGCCGCGGCGCCCAGGTTGTTGTGGGCACCCCCGGCCGTGTGATTGACCACATCGCCAAGGGTTCCCTGGACCTGTCCAACCTCGAGTACCTCGTGCTCGATGAGGCCGACGAAATGCTCCGCATGGGCTTCGCCGAAGACGTGGAGCAGATCCTTTCCTCCACTCCGGCAAGCAAGCAGGTTGCGCTGTTCTCCGCGACCATGCCGCCGGCCATCCGCAAGATTGCCAAGAAGTACCTGAACAACGCTGCGGAAATCACGGTCAAGTCCAAGACCACCACCGGTGCGAACACCCGCCAGCGCTACGTGCAGGTCATGGGCCCGCACAAGCTGGATGCTATGACCCGCATCCTGGAAACCGAAGACTTCGACGGCGTCATCGCGTTCGTCCGGACCAAGGCTGCCACCGAAGACCTGGCCGACAAGCTCAAGGACCGCGGCTACAGCGCCGCCGCCATCAACGGCGACATCCCGCAGCAGCAGCGTGAGCGTACGGTCGAGGCACTGCGCGACGGCAAGATCGACATCCTGGTTGCCACGGATGTTGCCGCCCGCGGCCTCGACGTCGAGCGCATCAGCCACGTCGTCAACTACGACATCCCGCATGACACCGAGTCCTACGTCCACCGCATCGGCCGCACCGGCCGTGCAGGACGCACCGGCGACGCCATCCTGTTCATGACCCCGCGTGAGAAGTACCTGCTGCGGGCCATTGAAAAGGCAACCCGCCAGCCGGTGGAGCACATGCAGCTGCCGAGCGTCGACGTCGTCAACGAGAAGCGCCTGGCCAAGTTCTCCGAGAAGATCACGGAAACCCTCGGTTCCGAGGACATCGCGGTGTTCCGGGACCTGGTGACCAAGTACCTGGCCGAGCACGAGGTTCCCGCCGAAGACGTTGCAGCAGCCCTGGCCGTCATGGCCCAGGGTGGCCGCGATCTGCTGCTGCGGGAAATCCCGGTGGCTCCGGCCCGTCAGCGCGAGCGTTCCGAAGGCCGCAACGACGGCGTCGGCTCCCGCGGCCCGACGCGTCCGCTGACCGAAGGCAATGCAACGTACCGCATCGCCGTCGGCCGCCGCCAGCGCGTGCTGCCCGGTTCGATTGTCGGCGCCATTGCCAACGAGGGCGGCCTGTCCTCCGCGCAGATCGGCGGCATCGACATCCGTGCCGACCACACCTTGGTTGAACTGCCTGCTGACCTTTCCAAGGACCAGCTGCGCGCCCTGTCCCGCACCCGGATCGGCGGCGAGCTGATCCACCTCGAGCTGGATAAGGGACGCAAGCCGGCCCGCGAGCGTGAAGGCGGCGGCAGCTTCAACGACCGCGCCGACCGCGGCGGCTTCAAGAAGGATTTCAAGAAGCGCGACGGCGAGCGTTCCTTCGGAGACCGCGGCAGCGACCGCCCGTTCAAGAAGCGTGAAGGCGGCTTCCGCGACAGTGCCGCTGCCGGCGCCCGCAAGCCCCGCTTCCGCGACTAG
- a CDS encoding glycosyltransferase 87 family protein, producing the protein MGQIHRSAVVRTAATLGALAVAGLLVWTAFDLSPRHGLDFSVYLSGGQSVLDAAGELYTKAVQYDADSSLLFTYPPFAALVFAVLAPFGQGTGLNIFTGISLAIAAATAVWAVRYVFRRSGAMDVLRHPWLRPLAIAGTGLVVLLGPWRETSAFGQINILLFGVIMADFVIKKDGWPTGLLTGVAAGLKLTPLVFGLYFLARGDWRGLRNMAYGFLATFALGFLILPRESRTYWVDLLPDTSRIGGAGYVDNLSIKGAILHFGGPDFPVDIPWLLLSLLAVAATAVVVRIAGNRGQTFTALAATALLMLLISPVSWSHHWVWVALFIPVLARNIMDLGPGQRKLRITGLILLVSSLVIFIYSPKTIGELFNAPNLDSQLPEPWLMASSLGVFWGIGLLAWWFAGFWGSRPRNWWRNNPPELLRATEPQP; encoded by the coding sequence ATGGGCCAGATCCACCGATCCGCTGTCGTGCGGACCGCTGCGACCCTGGGGGCGCTGGCAGTTGCCGGGCTGCTCGTATGGACAGCTTTCGATTTATCGCCGCGCCACGGCCTGGACTTCAGTGTCTATCTTTCCGGCGGGCAGAGCGTGCTCGACGCCGCCGGAGAGCTCTACACGAAGGCGGTCCAGTACGACGCCGACAGCAGCCTGCTCTTTACCTACCCACCCTTCGCAGCGTTGGTCTTTGCCGTGCTTGCCCCGTTCGGGCAGGGTACGGGGCTGAATATCTTCACCGGCATCTCCCTTGCGATTGCCGCGGCCACCGCCGTCTGGGCGGTCCGCTATGTCTTCCGCCGCAGCGGTGCCATGGATGTGCTGCGCCACCCCTGGCTGCGGCCCCTGGCGATCGCCGGCACCGGCCTTGTCGTGCTGCTCGGACCCTGGCGTGAAACCTCCGCCTTCGGGCAGATCAATATCCTGCTCTTCGGGGTGATCATGGCCGATTTCGTGATCAAGAAGGACGGCTGGCCCACCGGACTGCTCACCGGGGTGGCAGCAGGACTGAAACTGACTCCGCTGGTCTTCGGCCTGTACTTCCTGGCCCGGGGGGACTGGCGGGGCCTGCGCAACATGGCCTACGGCTTCCTCGCGACCTTCGCCCTGGGCTTCCTGATCCTTCCGCGGGAATCGCGCACGTATTGGGTGGACCTGCTGCCGGACACTTCCCGGATCGGCGGGGCCGGCTACGTGGACAATCTCTCGATCAAGGGCGCGATCCTGCACTTCGGCGGCCCGGATTTCCCCGTCGACATCCCGTGGCTCCTCCTGTCCCTGCTGGCCGTTGCGGCCACGGCCGTCGTCGTCCGCATCGCCGGCAACCGCGGGCAGACCTTCACCGCACTGGCCGCCACCGCGCTGCTGATGCTGCTGATTTCCCCCGTGTCGTGGTCCCACCACTGGGTTTGGGTGGCTCTCTTCATCCCCGTCCTGGCGCGGAACATCATGGACCTGGGTCCGGGGCAGCGGAAGCTGCGCATCACCGGCCTCATCCTGCTGGTATCTTCGCTGGTCATCTTCATTTACTCGCCCAAGACCATCGGCGAACTGTTCAACGCCCCCAACCTGGATTCCCAGCTTCCCGAGCCGTGGCTGATGGCGTCGAGCCTCGGTGTGTTCTGGGGCATCGGGCTGCTGGCCTGGTGGTTCGCCGGATTCTGGGGAAGCCGCCCGCGCAACTGGTGGCGTAACAACCCGCCCGAACTGCTGCGTGCCACGGAGCCGCAGCCCTAG